The Coregonus clupeaformis isolate EN_2021a chromosome 20, ASM2061545v1, whole genome shotgun sequence genome contains a region encoding:
- the LOC121533489 gene encoding fibronectin type III and SPRY domain-containing protein 1 produces the protein MGDQKESLHKITTTLALKNEEITNFICCLKQSLENLEGNSSRVQEDLETEFSSLHSVLDDMKDSMVTRIKQERASRTYELQSQLSACSKALESSEELLEVANQTLCSSEADDFTQAAKDIKDSVTMAPAFRLSLKAKATDTMSHMMVDFTQEREMLQAIKFLPVPATPEILVSECQVCDNTVTVQWALPEPDSKIDHYDLEHRHTNHEGPPRAREDYPWMVVEGIRETEYTLTGLRFDTRYMTFRVKACNKAVAGEFSELVTLETHAFLFKLDAGSAHQNLKVEDLSVEWDSCGGKVVQDIRKDKNRTNQSPMHSPARTAMNSPKRVPSARVGRDRFTAESYTVLGDTFIDAGQQYWEVRFDKESKAFAVGLALRNLGRFDQLGKSNASWCIHLNNWLQQSLTAKHNNKARTLDCPIPDRIGVYCNYEEGALSFYNARTKTLMHTFRTKFTQPVIPAFSVWNGSFSVQTGLQVPSAVQSGQRKNSGTSSSNASLT, from the exons ATGGGTGATCAGAAG GAATCGCTTCATAAGATTACCACAACCCTGGCCCTGAAGAATGAGGAGATTACAAACTTCATTTGCTGTCTGAAACAGAGCCTGGAGAACCTGGAG GGTAACTCCAGCCGTGTCCAGGAGGACCTGGAGACAGAGTTCAGCTCCCTCCACTCAGTACTGGACGATATGAAGGACAGTATGGTCACCAGGATCAAACAGGAGAGGGCCAGCCGCACCTATGAGCTACAG agtcaGCTGAGTGCGTGCTCCAAAGCCTTGGAGAGCTCAGAGGAGCTTTTGGAGGTAGCCAATCAGACTCTCTGCTCCTCGGAAGCAGACGACTTCACTCAG GCGGCCAAAGACATTAAGGATAG TGTGACAATGGCCCCAGCCTTCCGTTTGTCGCTGAAAGCCAAAGCCACTGACACCATGAGTCACATGATGGTGGACTTCACCCAAGAGAGGGAGATGCTGCAGGCCATCAAGTTCCTCCCAG TGCCTGCGACCCCAGAGATTCTGGTGTCAGAGTGCCAGGTGTGTGACAACACAGTGACGGTACAGTGGGCTCTGCCTGAGCCAGACAGCAAGATAGACCACTATGACCTGGAACACCGCCACACCAACCACGAGGGGCCGCCCCGCGCCCGAGAGGACTACCCATGGATGGTAGTGGAGGGCATCCGCGAGACCGAGTACACCCTTACAG GGCTTCGCTTCGACACACGCTACATGACATTTCGTGTGAAGGCATGTAACAAGGCTGTGGCAGGAGAGTTCTCTGAGCTTGTAACACTGGAGACACATG CTTTCCTGTTCAAGCTGGATGCAGGCTCGGCCCATCAGAACCTGAAGGTGGAGGACCTCAGTGTGGAGTGGGACAGCTGTGGGGGGAAGGTTGTCCAGGACATCCGCAAGGACAAGAACAGAACCAACCAATCTCCCATGCACTCACCTGCCAG gaCGGCCATGAATTCACCTAAGAGAGTGCCGTCTGCTCGGGTCGGCAGAGACCGATTCACGGCTGAGTCCTACACTGTACTGGGAGACACTTTTATCGACGCAGGCCAGCAGTACTGGGAGGTGCGTTTCGATAAGGAGAGCAAGGCGTTCGCTGTGGGCTTGGCCCTGCGGAACCTGGGCCGCTTTGACCAGCTGGGGAAGAGCAATGCCTCATGGTGCATCCACCTGAACAACTGGCTGCAGCAGAGCCTCACAGCCAAGCACAACAACAAGGCCCGCACCCTGGACTGTCCTATCCCGGACCGCATAGGGGTCTATTGCAACTACGAGGAGG GTGCACTGTCTTTCTACAACGCCAGAACCAAGACACTGATGCACACCTTTAGGACCAAGTTCACGCAGCCTGTCATACCAGCCTTCTCG gtgTGGAATGGGAGTTTCTCAGTGCAGACGGGTCTGCAGGTGCCCAGTGCGGTGCAGAGCGGCCAGAGGAAGAACAGTGGTACCAGCAGCTCCAACGCCAGCCTCACCTAG
- the LOC121533490 gene encoding signal-transducing adaptor protein 1 isoform X1 translates to MAATKRAGRQRNQLPYCYYEGYLEKRSFEDKASRRLWTCLCGNTLFFFNNTNDSDYVEKLELRDLISVTDDCSRDRNLEAARLILRMEDGEIKITAPSLEARELWKGFIYSVFELSVPSSLNLLPGQIHMMRETVETERERRKTLSPTPASASSSNLYLSLVGDMPACYQPVSRTEAEMTLERHSDCGNLLLRPGRDGASLAVTTRQDLNGSVFRHYRVTRKHDGGYTIDVETPISCATLHDVINCLVDRTNGTLTPFIMEGPYEESITFVQANEENGEKSLQCVPSTPIPRVPVPALPPKPGPTPESESDRGESLYLNDTQKEKEEDTTVQPTHPSQTPPTRFRLPVMMPRQTPHLPHQTSLSSEVPLSSGPERKALMPPLVPSVRTPHTFRSTSTDTPDTRLRSITVTSVTPDTVAQTISEELKLKLEKRRAQYQ, encoded by the exons ATGGCGGCCACCAAGCGAGCTGGGCGACAGCGCAACCAGCTTCCATACTGCTACTACGAAGGATACCTGGAAAAAAGATCATTCGAAGACAAG gcaTCTCGGAGACTATGGACATGCTTGTGTGGGAACACTCTTTTCTTCTTCAACAACACCAACGACAGCGAT TATGTGGAGAAACTGGAGCTCCGTGACCTCATCTCCGTGACGGATGACTGCAGTCGGGACAGAAACCTGGAGGCAGCCAGACTCATCCTGCGCATGGAGGATGGGGAGATCAAAATCACT gCCCCAAGTCTAGAAGCTCGAGAACTATGGAAAGGTTTCATCTACTCTGTATTTGAG CTGTCAGTGCCCAGCTCACTCAACCTGCTGCCAGGCCAGATCCACATGATGAGAGAGACGGTAGAGaccgagagggagagacggaagaCCCTGTCCCCTACCCCTGCTTCAGCATCCAGCTCCAACCTTTACCTCAGCCTCGTAGGGGACATGCCTGC GTGTTACCAGCCCGTGTCTCGTACTGAGGCAGAGATGACGTTGGAGAGACACTCTGATTGTGGGAACCTGCTACTACGGCCCGGCAGGGACGGCGCCTCATTGGCTGTCACCACTCGACAGGACCTCAATGG GTCTGTGTTCAGACACTATCGCGTGACAAGGAAACATGACGGAGGATACACAATTGATGTAGAGACTCCA ATCTCCTGTGCCACACTGCATGATGTCATCAACTGTCTGGTGGACAGGACTAATGGAACTCTGACACCCTTCATTATGGAAGGACCCTATGAAGAGAGCATCA CATTTGTTCAGGCAAATgaggagaatggagagaagaGTCTGCAGTGTGTCCCCAGTACTCCCATCCCCCGTGTGCCAGTCCCTGCTCTACCTCCCAAACCAG GTCCAACTCCAGAGTCTGAgtcagatagaggagagagtctTTACCTCAATGACACCC AGAAAGAAAAGGAAGAAGACACTACTGTGCAGCCTACTCACCCCTCTCAGACCCCTCCCACACGCTTTCGTCTGCCAG TGATGATGCCCCGTCAGACCCCCCATTTGCCCCATCAGACATCTCTGTCAAGTGAAGTGCCGCTCAGCTCTG GACCTGAGAGGAAGGCCCTGATGCCACCACTGGTGCCCTCTGTTCGTACACCTCATACCTTCCGCTCCACCTCTACAGATACCCCTGACACCAGGTTGAGAAGCATCACTGTGACTTCTGTCACACCAGACACTGTTGCTCAGA CCATCTCTGAGGAGCTCAAGTTGAAGTTGGAGAAGAGGCGGGCGCAATATCAATAA
- the LOC121533490 gene encoding signal-transducing adaptor protein 1 isoform X2, whose protein sequence is MWKEYGLGINVENKASRRLWTCLCGNTLFFFNNTNDSDYVEKLELRDLISVTDDCSRDRNLEAARLILRMEDGEIKITAPSLEARELWKGFIYSVFELSVPSSLNLLPGQIHMMRETVETERERRKTLSPTPASASSSNLYLSLVGDMPACYQPVSRTEAEMTLERHSDCGNLLLRPGRDGASLAVTTRQDLNGSVFRHYRVTRKHDGGYTIDVETPISCATLHDVINCLVDRTNGTLTPFIMEGPYEESITFVQANEENGEKSLQCVPSTPIPRVPVPALPPKPGPTPESESDRGESLYLNDTQKEKEEDTTVQPTHPSQTPPTRFRLPVMMPRQTPHLPHQTSLSSEVPLSSGPERKALMPPLVPSVRTPHTFRSTSTDTPDTRLRSITVTSVTPDTVAQTISEELKLKLEKRRAQYQ, encoded by the exons ATGTGGAAAGAATACGGTTTGGGGATAAACGTCGAAAATAAG gcaTCTCGGAGACTATGGACATGCTTGTGTGGGAACACTCTTTTCTTCTTCAACAACACCAACGACAGCGAT TATGTGGAGAAACTGGAGCTCCGTGACCTCATCTCCGTGACGGATGACTGCAGTCGGGACAGAAACCTGGAGGCAGCCAGACTCATCCTGCGCATGGAGGATGGGGAGATCAAAATCACT gCCCCAAGTCTAGAAGCTCGAGAACTATGGAAAGGTTTCATCTACTCTGTATTTGAG CTGTCAGTGCCCAGCTCACTCAACCTGCTGCCAGGCCAGATCCACATGATGAGAGAGACGGTAGAGaccgagagggagagacggaagaCCCTGTCCCCTACCCCTGCTTCAGCATCCAGCTCCAACCTTTACCTCAGCCTCGTAGGGGACATGCCTGC GTGTTACCAGCCCGTGTCTCGTACTGAGGCAGAGATGACGTTGGAGAGACACTCTGATTGTGGGAACCTGCTACTACGGCCCGGCAGGGACGGCGCCTCATTGGCTGTCACCACTCGACAGGACCTCAATGG GTCTGTGTTCAGACACTATCGCGTGACAAGGAAACATGACGGAGGATACACAATTGATGTAGAGACTCCA ATCTCCTGTGCCACACTGCATGATGTCATCAACTGTCTGGTGGACAGGACTAATGGAACTCTGACACCCTTCATTATGGAAGGACCCTATGAAGAGAGCATCA CATTTGTTCAGGCAAATgaggagaatggagagaagaGTCTGCAGTGTGTCCCCAGTACTCCCATCCCCCGTGTGCCAGTCCCTGCTCTACCTCCCAAACCAG GTCCAACTCCAGAGTCTGAgtcagatagaggagagagtctTTACCTCAATGACACCC AGAAAGAAAAGGAAGAAGACACTACTGTGCAGCCTACTCACCCCTCTCAGACCCCTCCCACACGCTTTCGTCTGCCAG TGATGATGCCCCGTCAGACCCCCCATTTGCCCCATCAGACATCTCTGTCAAGTGAAGTGCCGCTCAGCTCTG GACCTGAGAGGAAGGCCCTGATGCCACCACTGGTGCCCTCTGTTCGTACACCTCATACCTTCCGCTCCACCTCTACAGATACCCCTGACACCAGGTTGAGAAGCATCACTGTGACTTCTGTCACACCAGACACTGTTGCTCAGA CCATCTCTGAGGAGCTCAAGTTGAAGTTGGAGAAGAGGCGGGCGCAATATCAATAA